The DNA segment TAGAACACATCTCATTTGCCAATAATTCGTGCCTAAGATACAGGGCATTAAGCTTGCCATACCATCGAAGTGTTTCAGGGTGTAGAGAATATCCTTTTTTCTTTTCAGTAATTATTACCCACATTGCATGCAGTTCTCTATGTTCTCCTAACAAATGATTTCTACATAACAGATTTGGAGAAATATCCCAAATTCTCATTTAATAACACCCATCTTTTTATACAAACCAGAATTTTTTGCAATTGTTACAATAATTTTTTGCCTCTTCAAAAAGTGCGTTTTCAAAATTTTTAGAACCACATGTTGGACAAGTATCATCTTTCATAATATTAAACATCCTTCATTCTTTTAGAATAATCATAATAGACGATTTTTTGAGGAGTTATTTCAATTGCAACTTCTGTGCTTAGATTTTTTTGCAAATATTGAGACAAGGTAGATGTTTTATCACCAAGATATTTTGCCATTAATAATGAAAGGATTTTTTTTCCATCACTTGGGATAATTTTTGCAAGACCAGTTCCACGAAATCCTTTGTATGGAGGTTTATCGGCGGCAATTTCAAATCCACAATGAGGATTTTTTTCCAAATATGAAACTATTTTTGCTTTTTTCTGTGTAGCGCAATAAATTTTTCCTTCAATTAGTTCATACCATAGTGATATTATATTTGGAGAGCCATCATGCTTTATGAATGCAATCCGTATCGGGATTCTTGAGTCATCAATCATGTTGTCGCAGAATTGCTTATCTAATTGTTGCATGATAATTACCTCCAATAAATTTTATAATAGATTTGCTATAGCAATAATCACAAGACCATCCTTCAAAGGTATAACCACATTGATTACATTTTTGAGAGATAGCGTATTTCATAATCAATTTTTGATTTTTCAATATATGAATAGTGCTCAAAATTATAACTAGTGCTAACACGGTTTAATCAAAGTCGAGTTAAAATACCATTTTAAAAAAAAATACACATGAAAGAAATTATAAGCATAATATCCATTATCATTCTTTTTGCTTCAAGTCCAGCTTACGCTCACAAATTGATTACACATGATGATTCCCATAGAGATATCGATAACGCATTAAAGATTCCAGATCATAAAATTTCATGGGCAATCTATGAAAATTTAGGAGTGAACGAAGCCAAATTTTACTCATTTGATAGTAAAAAGGGAGAATCACTTTATGCAAGTATCGTGATTCCAAAAATTGAAGGATTGGAAAAATATTCTCCAACTCTTATTTTAGTTAGTCCAGAAAATAATCAAAATGTGAATAATATACAATCACAAAACAACATTAAAAAATTTCCATATGAGGGAAATTTCCCATCA comes from the Candidatus Nitrosopumilus sediminis genome and includes:
- a CDS encoding pyrimidine dimer DNA glycosylase/endonuclease V, which codes for MRIWDISPNLLCRNHLLGEHRELHAMWVIITEKKKGYSLHPETLRWYGKLNALYLRHELLANEMCSRGYNHKSPLDKRKATGKSLQDVFIDDPLDQIKILKNKNCDCKI
- a CDS encoding pyridoxamine 5'-phosphate oxidase family protein; this translates as MQQLDKQFCDNMIDDSRIPIRIAFIKHDGSPNIISLWYELIEGKIYCATQKKAKIVSYLEKNPHCGFEIAADKPPYKGFRGTGLAKIIPSDGKKILSLLMAKYLGDKTSTLSQYLQKNLSTEVAIEITPQKIVYYDYSKRMKDV